A portion of the Bacillus thuringiensis genome contains these proteins:
- a CDS encoding MFS transporter, with amino-acid sequence MFNSYREIFSAPGTKGFSLAGFIARMPISMMGIGIVTMLSQLRGDYWLAGAVAATFTLSSALLAPHISRMADQLGQSRILLPTTGISVFFTILLLLCTKYEAPYWTLFLSALCAGCMPNMSAMVRARWTKLYRGSHKLHTAFSFESVVDEICFIIGPVLSVSLSVMFFPEAGPLLSSVFLTIGVCLFTMQKSTEPPVHPHDITNKGTVFKIGSLRVLVFTLIAIGTIFGTIDVVSVAFAEHQGNTVAASFVLSVYAIGSCLAGLIFGTLKLSTPPYNQFLIAVTLSMITMLPLVFVNTITWLVVIVFFAGLSVAPTMIITMGLVEKIVPESKITEGMTWAITGLGIGVSLGSAIAGLVIDNFGARAGFSVAIIAGGLALTIALLGYKTLHSAYSHAVMKPDGHSAEG; translated from the coding sequence ATGTTTAATTCCTACCGCGAAATTTTCAGTGCTCCTGGTACAAAAGGATTCTCATTAGCAGGATTTATAGCTCGGATGCCTATATCAATGATGGGCATAGGTATTGTTACAATGTTATCTCAGTTACGTGGTGACTATTGGCTTGCTGGAGCTGTTGCAGCCACCTTTACATTATCATCAGCTTTACTAGCTCCTCATATTTCTCGGATGGCCGATCAATTAGGGCAATCTCGCATACTTCTTCCGACTACAGGTATCAGTGTTTTCTTTACGATCCTCTTACTCCTATGTACGAAATATGAAGCTCCTTATTGGACGCTATTTCTATCCGCCTTATGTGCAGGTTGTATGCCCAACATGTCAGCCATGGTGCGTGCACGTTGGACTAAACTATACCGTGGATCCCATAAATTGCATACAGCATTTTCCTTCGAATCGGTCGTCGACGAAATTTGCTTCATCATTGGTCCTGTATTATCTGTCAGTTTAAGTGTTATGTTCTTCCCAGAAGCGGGCCCACTTTTATCATCTGTTTTTCTTACAATTGGGGTATGCCTATTCACCATGCAAAAAAGCACAGAACCGCCTGTACACCCTCATGACATTACAAACAAAGGAACAGTGTTTAAAATCGGTTCTTTGCGAGTACTAGTATTCACACTCATCGCCATAGGTACTATATTTGGCACAATAGATGTCGTTAGTGTAGCTTTTGCTGAACATCAAGGAAACACCGTAGCTGCTAGCTTTGTACTTTCTGTCTATGCAATCGGTTCATGCCTTGCAGGTCTAATTTTCGGTACCCTTAAACTCAGTACTCCACCCTATAATCAATTTTTAATAGCAGTCACACTATCCATGATAACAATGCTGCCACTAGTTTTCGTAAACACTATTACTTGGCTAGTAGTTATTGTTTTCTTTGCAGGGTTATCTGTCGCTCCTACTATGATTATTACCATGGGACTTGTGGAAAAAATCGTACCTGAATCAAAAATAACCGAAGGAATGACTTGGGCAATTACAGGACTTGGAATTGGAGTCTCCCTAGGATCAGCGATAGCTGGTTTAGTTATTGATAACTTTGGAGCTCGGGCAGGATTTAGTGTGGCCATTATAGCCGGAGGCCTTGCCTTAACTATTGCACTTTTAGGATACAAAACTCTTCACTCCGCATATAGTCATGCTGTTATGAAACCGGATGGGCATTCAGCAGAGGGTTAA
- a CDS encoding TetR/AcrR family transcriptional regulator translates to MGRKTREEMIIETRAKLLSAAREAFGTVGYVNTSMDDFTASVGLTRGAIYHHFGDKKGLLEAVVKEIDMEMDNKLGKVSDEAEGKWEGFVGRCRAYLSMALNPEIQRIVLRDAPAVLGTSYYQSSQSQCLVTMAEMLQQLMKDSIIENTDCEALARFINGGLVDLACWIANSEDAEMHLSKALRSLSLILDGLLLEKNA, encoded by the coding sequence ATGGGTAGAAAAACAAGAGAAGAAATGATCATTGAAACACGTGCAAAATTGCTAAGTGCAGCAAGAGAGGCTTTTGGTACAGTTGGATATGTAAACACGTCTATGGATGATTTTACAGCATCTGTCGGTTTAACACGTGGTGCAATTTATCATCATTTTGGTGATAAAAAAGGATTGTTAGAAGCGGTTGTAAAAGAAATTGATATGGAAATGGATAATAAATTAGGAAAAGTATCAGATGAGGCGGAAGGAAAATGGGAAGGGTTTGTTGGGCGTTGTCGTGCGTATTTATCAATGGCACTTAATCCAGAGATCCAGCGAATTGTACTTCGTGATGCACCAGCAGTATTAGGAACTAGTTATTATCAATCATCACAGTCACAATGTTTAGTGACGATGGCGGAGATGCTTCAGCAACTAATGAAGGACTCTATTATTGAAAACACGGATTGTGAAGCATTAGCAAGATTCATAAATGGCGGACTAGTGGACCTTGCTTGTTGGATTGCGAATTCTGAAGATGCAGAGATGCATTTGTCTAAAGCTTTGCGTAGCCTATCACTTATATTGGATGGTTTATTACTAGAAAAGAATGCATGA
- a CDS encoding L-lactate dehydrogenase, which produces MKKGINRVVLVGTGAVGCSYAYSMINQGVAEEFVLVDVNEAKAEGEAMDLSHAVPFSPSPTKVWSGSYADCKDADLVVITAGLPQKPGETRLDLVEKNTKIFKQIVRGIMDSGFDGIFLIATNPVDILTYVTWKESGLPKERVIGSGTTLDSARFRYMLGDYLDVDPRNVHAYIVGEHGDTELPVWSHATIGVQKLETILANNEQYNQEDLDKIFENVRDAAYHIIERKGATYYGIGMSLLRVTKAILNNENSVLTVSAYLEGQYGEKDAYVGVPAVINREGVREIVELELNEDEKAKFAHSVKVLKETMAPVL; this is translated from the coding sequence ATGAAAAAAGGTATCAATCGTGTAGTATTAGTAGGAACAGGAGCTGTAGGTTGTAGTTACGCTTACTCAATGATCAACCAAGGTGTAGCTGAAGAATTCGTATTAGTAGATGTTAATGAAGCAAAAGCAGAAGGGGAAGCAATGGACTTAAGCCATGCGGTACCATTCTCACCATCACCGACAAAAGTTTGGAGCGGTAGCTATGCAGATTGTAAAGATGCAGATTTAGTAGTTATCACTGCTGGATTACCACAAAAGCCAGGTGAAACTCGTTTAGACTTAGTTGAGAAAAATACAAAGATCTTTAAACAAATCGTTCGCGGCATTATGGATAGCGGATTCGATGGAATCTTCTTAATCGCAACTAACCCAGTTGATATTTTAACTTACGTAACTTGGAAAGAATCTGGTTTACCGAAAGAGCGCGTAATCGGTTCTGGTACTACTTTAGACTCTGCTCGTTTCCGTTACATGTTAGGTGACTACTTAGATGTAGATCCACGTAACGTTCATGCTTACATCGTTGGTGAACACGGTGACACTGAACTTCCAGTATGGAGCCACGCTACTATCGGTGTACAAAAACTAGAAACAATCTTAGCTAACAACGAACAGTACAATCAAGAAGACTTAGATAAAATCTTCGAAAATGTACGTGATGCAGCTTACCATATCATCGAGCGTAAAGGTGCAACTTACTACGGAATCGGTATGTCACTACTTCGTGTAACTAAAGCAATCTTAAACAATGAGAACAGCGTATTAACTGTATCTGCATACCTTGAAGGTCAATACGGTGAAAAAGATGCTTACGTAGGTGTTCCAGCTGTAATTAACCGCGAAGGTGTACGTGAAATCGTAGAACTTGAGCTAAATGAAGATGAAAAAGCGAAATTCGCTCATTCTGTAAAAGTATTAAAAGAAACAATGGCACCAGTACTATAA